A section of the Pseudomonadota bacterium genome encodes:
- a CDS encoding F0F1 ATP synthase subunit epsilon — protein MKKIEVNIVSAEGEIFSGYATMVFAPAQMGEIGIAPRHAPLLTGLKPGEVRIQTPDGEEHFFYVSGGSIEVQPHLVTILADTALRAKDIDEAAALEAKQKAEEALVNQESEFDIAHARAELAQIQAQLKSLERLRKSAKR, from the coding sequence ATGAAAAAAATTGAAGTCAACATCGTCAGTGCGGAAGGAGAAATTTTCTCCGGCTATGCCACCATGGTTTTCGCGCCGGCCCAGATGGGCGAAATCGGCATCGCGCCGCGTCACGCGCCCTTGCTGACCGGCCTGAAACCCGGCGAAGTTCGCATACAGACGCCCGATGGCGAGGAGCATTTCTTCTATGTCTCGGGCGGTAGCATCGAAGTGCAACCGCACCTGGTCACCATACTCGCCGACACTGCCCTGCGAGCCAAGGACATCGATGAGGCGGCAGCGCTTGAAGCCAAACAGAAAGCGGAGGAAGCGCTGGTCAACCAGGAAAGCGAATTCGATATCGCCCATGCCAGGGCCGAACTCGCCCAGATCCAGGCGCAGCTCAAATCGCTCGAGCGATTGAGAAAATCGGCGAAACGCTAG
- a CDS encoding pyrroloquinoline quinone biosynthesis protein PqqB codes for MAVCLFVLLLGPSLAAADSKETNAAPYLVVLGISQDGGTPQAGTKEHPGWADNKFRRRVVSLALVDPVSQERWLFEATPDFREQLHHLDQFAPATDKPGIAGIFLTHAHIGHYTGLMFLGHESMGAKKVPVFAMPRMQEFLSSNGPWSQLVKYQNIVIQGLEDRKVIRLNNRLRVTPFLVPHRQEYSEAVGFRIEGPNRSVIFIPDIDSWEEWEDAGTHIEDMIASVDAAYLDGSFFTDGEIPGRDMSGFPHPFITHSMQRFAKLPAKEKSKIRFIHLNHTNPAIWPDSDERAQV; via the coding sequence ATCGCTGTTTGTCTGTTTGTGCTGCTATTGGGGCCGTCGTTAGCGGCTGCAGATTCTAAGGAAACAAACGCTGCGCCATACCTGGTGGTGCTGGGGATATCACAAGATGGCGGCACGCCGCAGGCCGGCACCAAGGAGCACCCGGGATGGGCTGATAATAAATTCAGAAGGCGGGTCGTCAGTCTCGCCTTGGTTGACCCGGTCAGTCAGGAACGATGGTTATTCGAGGCAACCCCCGATTTCCGCGAACAACTGCACCACCTGGATCAGTTCGCTCCGGCAACAGACAAGCCGGGCATCGCAGGCATATTTCTGACCCATGCGCATATTGGCCATTACACCGGCCTGATGTTTCTCGGCCACGAATCCATGGGCGCGAAGAAAGTACCGGTGTTTGCGATGCCGCGAATGCAGGAATTTCTCAGTAGCAACGGACCCTGGAGCCAGCTGGTCAAATACCAGAACATCGTGATACAGGGGCTTGAGGATCGCAAAGTAATCCGCCTCAACAACCGGCTACGGGTGACGCCATTCTTGGTGCCACATCGGCAGGAGTATTCCGAGGCAGTTGGTTTTCGAATTGAGGGACCGAACCGGTCCGTGATTTTTATCCCCGATATCGATAGCTGGGAGGAATGGGAGGATGCCGGCACCCATATCGAGGACATGATCGCGTCTGTCGATGCGGCATATCTCGATGGCTCGTTTTTTACCGATGGCGAAATTCCCGGGCGAGATATGAGCGGCTTTCCGCACCCGTTTATCACCCACAGCATGCAACGGTTTGCAAAATTGCCGGCGAAAGAGAAGTCAAAGATCCGTTTTATTCATTTGAATCATACGAATCCTGCGATCTGGCCCGACAGCGATGAACGGGCGCAGGT